In Pseudorca crassidens isolate mPseCra1 chromosome 13, mPseCra1.hap1, whole genome shotgun sequence, the following proteins share a genomic window:
- the LOC137204789 gene encoding GTP-binding nuclear protein Ran-like, giving the protein MAAQGEPQVQFKLVLVGDGGTGKTTFVKRHLTGEFEKYVATLGVEVHPLVLHTNRGPIKFNVWDTAGQEKFGGLRDGCYIQAQCTIIMFDVTSRVTYKNVPNWHRDLVRVCENIPIVLCGNKVDIKDRKVKAKSIVFHQKKNLQYYDISAKSNYNFEKPFLWLARKPIGDPNSEFVAMPALAPAEGVMDPVLAAQYEHDLEVAQTTALPDEHDDL; this is encoded by the coding sequence ATGGCTGCGCAAGGAGAGCCCCAAGTGCAGTTCAAGCTCGTATTGGTTGGTGACGGCGGTACTGGGAAAACTACATTTGTGAAACGCCATCTGACCGGTGAATTTGAGAAGTATGTAGCCACCTTGGGCGTTGAGGTCCATCCCCTTGTGTTGCATACCAACAGGGGACCCATTAAGTTCAACGTATGGGATACAGCTGGCCAGGAGAAATTTGGTGGACTGAGAGATGGCTGTTACATCCAAGCTCAGTGTACCATCATAATGTTTGATGTAACATCGAGGGTTACTTACAAGAACGTGCCTAACTGGCATAGAGATCTGGTACGAGTGTGTGAGAACATCCCCATCGTGTTGTGTGGCAACAAAGTGGATATTAAGGACAGAAAGGTTAAGGCAAAGTCGATTGTCTTCCACCAAAAGAAGAATCTTCAGTACTATGACATCTCTGCCAAAAGTAACTACAATTTTGAAAAGCCCTTCCTCTGGCTTGCTAGAAAACCGATCGGAGACCCTAACTCGGAGTTCGTCGCCATGCCTGCTCTCGCCCCAGCAGAGGGGGTCATGGACCCAGTGTTGGCAGCGCAGTACGAGCACGATCTAGAGGTTGCTCAGACAACTGCCCTCCCGGATGAACATGATGACCTGTGA